The window CAAATTCTGTGGATCAAAATATACAGAATACCGCGGGTATATTTAACCCTACTATTAATCCTGCCTATAATGAAGGTATTAGTGAAGGTGGAAGTTATGGAAGTTATCAATATCCATCCGATATCTTTTGGATGCAGATTCATTAATTAAAACAGAAGGTACTTTCTACGAAGATTGTTTGGAAGCATACTGCTTCGAATCATTATAGGGGTAATTATATGGAAGGGCAGTTTTTGTGGGGGGGACCTTTTTTTTAAAGAACTATATACATAAATAATAATATACTCAAATTAAGATGAGTTGGGAAATTTAAATACATCTTTACTTGTAATTATCTAGGTTTGTGAATAAAAATTTTCTCAATTTAATTTGTAATTATATACTTTTAGAACAATGCTATACTTATAAAACATATGCCAAAAAATATAAAAAAAACGATTGTACCAGAATTTGGAATGGATTTTGAAGGGAAGTATCTTACACGAGTAGATACAAATAGAAAGATTGTGGTAGTAGGTGCGGGAGCATTTGGAGGTTGGACCGCTCTCACATTATTAAAAAACGGTTATAACGTAACCCTCATTGACACATGGGGCGGTGGAAATTATAGATCTAGTTCGGGTGGAGAGACCCGATTAATTCGTTCTGTATATGGGAATAATGAATTCTATACACAATTAGCGATGCGTTCTATGCAAATCTTTAAGGATTTTGAGCATGATATTCGTCGAAAAATACTGTTTGAGACTGGGAATCTTTGGTTTGTAGATAAGAAAAATGATATAGAAATACAGGCGGCAATTGGACTAATGGAAAAATATGGAATCCACTATGAAATACTCTCTCAACAAGATATTATGAGTAGGTTTCCACTTGTATGTCCCCGCAAACGGGATTATTTTTTATTAGAAAAAAATGCGGGGTACCTCCTTGCAAGAGAAATAACAATGGAAGTAGTAAATCAATTTATAAAATATGGAGGAAATTATACGTGTGGAGAAGTAAAACCAGGAACCATAGAAAACAATACCATGGACTCTCTTCTCATACAAAACGAAAGAGTATTTGAGAATAGTTTTTATATATTTGCTTGCGGTCCTTGGCTGAAAACAATATTTCCTGATCTATTAGGAACGGAACTACAGGTTACGAAACAAGAAGTTTTCTTTTTTGGATTAACAGAAGAAGAAGCCACACATTATGAAAAATACCCTACTTGGATAGATATGGGGGGTAAAGAAATATATTATGGTATTCCAAGTGATATTTCTAGAGGTTTCAAAATAGCTTCAGATACAAGAGGAGAAAGTTTTAACCCTACAAATGGAAATAGAGTTATTACACCTAAAAATGTGGAAAAAGCCAGAAATTATATAAAAAAAACTTTTGCTTATACAGGAGAGCTTCCTCTTATTCAATCAAGGGTATGTCAATATGAAAATACTATAAACGGAAATTTTATAATAGATAATCATCCTATGGCAGCTGATAATGTTTTGATTGTAGGAGGAGGATCTGGGCATGGGTTTAAGCACGGACCAGCAATAGGAGAACTTATCTTGCACACACTACAGGCAAAAAAACCAGTGTATAATTTTTTACGTATCAAGAAGTAAGTTATAAATGGAGAGTTTTCACATCATTTTTCAGTACTCTTTTGGCTATTTCTCTTGCTGTTTTTGTGTTTGCTAATCCTCCTTCGGCTGTTTCTTTGTAGCGGGACTCCATTGCCTGCCCAATTTCTCCCATAGCATCTATACATTCATCAACAGGTATAACACTACTTACATCTGCAATTGCGATCTGAGCGGAAGAATAGGCAATAACCGCTGCACTTGCATTCCTCACCACACAAGGAACTTCTACTAAGCCCGCTACAGGGTCGCATACTAAGCCAAGCATACATTGTATAGTAATTGCTACTGCATTAAAAACCTGATCTATACTTCCATTGAGACAATATACAATAACTCCCGATGCCATTGCAGCGGCAGAACCTGTTTCTGCTTGACATCCTCCGACTGCTCCTGAAACGGATGCTTTTTTTTCTATTATAAGTCCTATACCCGCAGCTATAAGCATTCCTTTTATTATTTTTTCATCAGGGATATGATGTATTTCTTGAAGAGAAGTGAGGGTTCCAGGTAAAATTCCCGATGCTCCCGCAGTTGGTGCAGCTACTACCCTTCCCATACAAGAATTTACCTCTTTTGCGGATAAAGTATATGCTATTAAATTTTGAAATTCTCGAGATAAAACGGGATTTGCTTGGGAGTACACTTTTTTTCCACCATTATTTATCATTCCCGAACGAGATGTGGTATCTGATGTTAATCCTGTTTTTACTGCTTCTCTCATCACTGAAAATGCAACGTGCATTTTTTCTAATATGTCCGATTCTGTTTTCCCCTTCAATTCTTTTTCATATTCTAAAACAGGAGTATAGAGTTCCACATTATTTGCTTGACAGTATTCTTTCCATTCTTTAAAATTCTCAAATAGTATTTTCATTGTTTTCATAATTGATGATATAATATACTTTATACTCATTCCCTTAAAAATGAGAAAATAGTTCAAAAAGTAATAAAAATAGCAATAAAATAGTTTTTTAGAACCCAGCTTACATATAACTCATAACTACTTTAGAAATAAGAGTTCTCTATACTTTACGAGAGGCCATTTTTCATCATCTATTACGAGCTCTAATGTATCGACAGAAGTACGTATTGCGGAAAAGTATTTATTTTTAATATGTTCACAATAGGCAATGGCTTTGTCTCTATGGTTTTCTAAAGCATCTACTTTTTTTCTTTCTTGTATCATATTTTGAACTTGTTGTCGTATGAAATTTATTTGTTGTGATATATCTGCTACAAATTGTTTCATATCGGTATTATTGATTCCTAATTCTTGGATACCGAGGGCATTTGTAATAATGGTATTGTGGTATGCAATGGCAGTAGGTATTATATGATTTAAGCAAATATCTGCTATAACTCGTGCTTCTATTTGTGCTTTTTTTATATAGTTTTCTAACATTATTTCGTGTCTTGCTTGGATTTCTCTTTGGCTCAATATGTTATTTTTGGAGAAAAGTGCTATGGATTTTGGGGTTATGTAGAAGTCGAGAGATTGGGGAGTATCTTTTATATTGGATAGGCATCTTTTTTTTGCTTCTTGTTTCCATTCTTCAGAGTATCCGTCACCTTCAAAACGGATATTTTTTGAGGATTTTATGTATTCTCTGAGCACTTGTATAATAGCAATTCTTTTTTCTTTTTCGAGAAGTTCTCCTTTTTCCTCAATAGTTTGGTAAAAGCTATGAAGTTGATCGGCAACAATGAGATTAAGTATCATCATAGGATTGGATACATTTGCGTCTGCACCTACAGCTCGGAATTCAAATTTATTTCCGGTGAAAGCAAAAGGAGATGTTCTGTTTCTATCTGTATTATCTAATATTATTTCGGGAATTTTATCAATACCTAATTTCATATACATATTTTCTCCTTTTTCTATGTGGATATCCCCTTTTGTCTCCAGTTCATCTAAAATTTTAGAGAGGGTTTGCCCGATAAATATAGAGATAATAGCAGGAGGGGCTTCATTAGCTCCTAATCGGAAGTCATTTTGATATGATGCGATGCTTGCTCTCAAGAGGTCGGAATGCTCGTGTACTGCCTTTATGACATTGATAAAAAAAGTGAGGAACATGAGGTTTTCTCTCGCACTATTGGTAGGTTGTAAAAGATTTGTTCCCGTATCTGTGCTGAGTGACCAATTATTATGTTTTCCGCTTCCGTTTACTCCTGCAAATGGTTTTTCATGAAATAGGACTTTGAGATTGTGTTTGAGAGCTACTTTTTCCATTATATCTCGCAAAAGCTGGTTATGATCTACTGCCAGATTCATTTCTTCAAACATCGGCGCAACCTCAAACTGTGAAGGGGCTACTTCGTTATGTCTTGTTTTTACAGGTATTCCTAATATATGGCATTCTATTTCAAATTCTTTCATAAAATCTAAAACACGAGGGCTAATAGTTCCGAAGTAGTGGTCATCTAATTGTTGTCCTCTTGCAGGGTGATGTCCAAAAACAGTTCTTCCCGTCATCATTAAATCGGGTCGTGCATTATAGAGGGCTCTATCTATCACAAAATATTCCTGTTCCCAACCCAAAGTAGAAAAAACCCTATTGATACTACTATCAAAAAGATGACATACTTTGGTTGCTACCTTGTCTAACACATCAATTGTTTTTAAAAGAGGAGTTTTGTAATCTAAAGTTTCACCTGTATAAGAAACAAATATAGTAGGGATACAAAGAGTGTTTTCTATTAAAAACATATGCGAGCTGGGATCCCATGCGGAGTATCCGCGTGCTTCAAAAGTACTTCTCATTCCTCCACTCGGAAAAGAAGAAGCATCAGGTTCTTGCTGTACCAAAGCACTTCCTCTAAAAATTTCTATATTTTTTAAAGAATCAAAAAAAGAATCATGTTTTTCGGCGGTAGACCCCGTAAGCGGTTGAAACCAATGTGTATAGTAATTTGCTCCTTTATTCATCGCCCACAATTTTACTCCCGCTGCCACAGCATCCGCTGTTTGTATATCTATTTTTTTACCTTCTTTGATAATAGATTCTACTTTTTTGAAGTCCGTAGCAGATAATATTTTTTGCATCTCTTCTAATCCAAAAACATGGTTTCCAAAATAATCTGATACTTTCCCCGATGGGTATTTCACTTCTACTCGTTCCCTTCTGTTTACTACATCTAATGCTTGAAATCTTAAAATAGCCATGTATATAAATTAATAAATAGTATGATAATACATTATATTGATTATAATATGAACGTGTAAATTATAATTTTATATAGATTATTACAAATAACAGTTATTTTTTTGTGACTTTTTTAAAAAAAATATGTTTTTTTACTCATCTAAGGGTATTATTATGCGTTTTTGTAATTACAGAGCATACTATAAAAAAGTGTCGTAACCAAAATAATTTTATGTTTTTGTCCCCCATTATTATATTTTATTGTATTTTTAGTATAGTTGTCATAATAAAAAATAATTATATCTAAAAAATGGATAATATAATTACTTTTCATTCAATAAATGTATTTTTACGATGATGTAAAAACACATTTCATAATTATATTTTTACCTCTTTTATTTTGTTATAGTTGTAAAGAAAAAATATTCTATAAAAAAACATATTACTTATTATCATATTACATTATATTTATGACATATCAAATAATTCTTTATATTCATTCGTGGTTACGTTGGTTAGGGTTATTATTACTCATATTTCAGGTTTTAAAATCCTTTTTTTCATGGATTACAAAACGAAAATATTTACGAAAAGATAAAATTTTTACTTCTGTGCTCGTTGGTTTATTGGATATCCAACTTGTACTCGGTATAGGACTTTATTTTTTCTTAAGTCCCATTTCAATGAAAGGGTTAGAAAATATAGGGGAGGCAATGAAAGATAGCACAACGAGATTTTGGACAGTAGAACATTTTTCTATGATGCTGGTAGCAATAGTATTAGCACACATAGGAAAAATTAAAATCCAAAAAGAAATGGCTGATCCTCGAAAATTTAAATTACAAGCACTGTATTTTTTTGCATGCTTATTACTTATCATTGCAGGGATTCCTTTCGAGAGATGGATTGTAAGATAATATGATATCTGTAATAAAGGTCCTGAACACCATTTTTCGTTTGCTATTTGTATCCATGTTATTACTTATATACGCTTATTTCCCTGATACAGTTTCATTACGAAGCACTTATTTTAATATTTCTCTCAATAAAGAAGTGCTTTTTTATGTGTTTCTGATAGGTGAGATAATCCTCTATAGTATTATAAGGTACTGTATTTATGTACTAAATGGGAAAAAAATGGATTTTTTGCTGGAACCAGAAAAAGAGTTCTTTTGCATTTGGTTATATGTATTTTCTGTAATAATGCATATCTGCTTTATAACAACATTCGTATTTCTCAATATACTTAACAATGCAGAGCATATAGATATATCAAATTATGGTTATATACCTATTGTTAGTGTGGCATTAGTGGGTATGTGTTTTTTATTTCTTTTCTATAAGATTATAAGATTTGTTATTTTTAGAATCTCTTCTTCATCAGCTTAACTTTTGTTACTGATAAGAGTACAGTAAAAAATGGTTTTGCATTGAGTACATGAAAAAAGAGTTATCGTTATTGCTACTTTTCTCTGTTTTTATATACCTCTTATCATTTTTTCAGAGGTGATAGGGAGGTCTTTTAAGCGAATACCGGTTGCGTTATAGATAGCATTTGCTAGAGCAGCAGCACTTCCAATAATACCTACTTCACCTATTCCTTTAGAACCCGCAGGGTTACTGTTATAATCGGGTTTGTCAATAAACTGTACATCAATAATAGGAGCATCTGAATTTACAGGAAAATGGTACCCTGCAAAATCATCTCCTATAACACTACCTGTGTGCTTATCTACTATTTTTTGCTCCATTAAAGCCATCCCTATTCCTCCTATAACAGCTCCTGTAACTTGGTTTGTTGCTGCTTTTTGGTTAATAATTTTTCCTCCATCTACTACGACAAGGTATTTCTCTATTACTACCTTACCGGTAAGTTTATGAATTTTTAGTTTACAATAATGTGCAGCGGCAACGCAAAAAGCAAGTTTTTTTCTTTCTTCTCCTGTGCTTGCGGTTGCTGTTTCTTCTATGGATTCCAATTTGTGATGCTCTAATATTTCTTTAAAACTCACCGTTTGAGAATTTGTTTTTAATACAATTCCGTTTTCTGTAAGCATTACATCCTCTGGTTTTATATCTTTAAATTGAATATTAAGCGATGATGTGTAGAAAATCAGTTTTGATACAAATGCTCTGCTTGCGGCTTCTACTGCTCCTACAATAGAAGAAAAACCTATACTTCCTCCTTGACTTGGTGCGGGAGGAAGGTTTGAGTTTCCTAATTGGATTTTGATATTTGACTTCGGCATACCGGTTACAGAATTTGCTATATTGAGCATCCCTGTTCCTGTCCCTGTGCCAATATCGGTCATTGCAGATTTTACGGTCATAATTCCTTTTTTATCAATACTTACAGAAGCACTGGCAGTTGTTCTTCCTGCTCCCCACATGCCTACTGCCATTCCATATCCTTCATACCAATTATTTTGGAGTGCTTGTGCTGGTTGCTTTTGTCTTTTATTCCATCCGATTTTTTCTGCTCCTATTTCAATACATTCTTTTACAAAATGGGTTGACCATGGTAGTTGTGTATCGGGGTGTTTTTCATAAGAAATATTTTTTAAACGAATTTGAACGGGGTCCATATCTAATTTATAACACAGCTCATCTATTGTGCATTCCAAAGCAAATGCTCCGGAACATTCTCCAGGACCACGCATCCAAGTAGGCATAGATATATTGAGAGGTACTTCTGCGTTTTCTGTTTTTAAATTTGGAAAAGCATAGCATATTCTTGAAATCCTTCCCATCCCTTCGCTAAAATTTTGGAGGAGAGAGCACTCGTTTTTATGTTGGTGAATGAGTCCTAAAAAATTACCTTCATTATCAGAACCTATAGTGATACTTTGCCAAGATGCAGGTCTAAACCCCACGCTATAGAACATCTGCTGTCGGCTCAAAACTATTTTTACGGGTTGTTGCAAATGTTTTGCGGCTAATACAGCAGCAACAGTATGTGACCAAACTAATAATCCCGATCCGAATCCTCCTCCTACAAATTCACTTACTACTTCGATATTTTCAGGTTTTAGTTCAAATAAATTACTTATAATCCTTTGCACGCTATTGACACCTTGATTTTTATCGTATAGTTTTACCCTATTTTCTCCAAACCATTCTGCAATAGTCGCATGTGGTTCCATAGGATGATGTACTTCTGCTTGGATCGTATAGTGTGATTCTATAATATGTGTTGTATTTTTCCAACTATCGGTACTTCCACGTTCTTTATCAGAATTTTTTAAAGGAATATTTACCTGTTCCTCAAAAAAATTTACTTTAAAAGAACTTGTCTCATACTCTATTTCTATTAAACTTGCTGCGTACTGAGCATCTTCAAGAGTTTTTGCTAAAACTAATGCAACATGTTGTCCTTTATAATAAATCATATCTGTATGAAAGATAGGAAACGGATACCGTGATGCCTTTATTTTTTCAGGGGTACTAAAAGCTGGTATAATAGGTTTATTAAAATAAGAGATAATATCTAACACTCCTTCCACTTTTTTTGCATATTCTGTATGGATACGGAGCATCTTACCCGCAGCAACGGTACTGCCAATCAATACTCCATAACATACATTATTCACTTCATATTCTGCGGAATATTTTCCCGAACCTGTAACCTTGGACTTCGCTTCTATTCTTCCGTCTATTTCTTTTTCTGTTAGTTCCATACAATGTTATTTTTTCATGTTTATAAATTAATTGCTTGCATAAGTGCTGTTTCTATTGCTCCTCGAAGTAAAGGGATTTTAAATGTACTTGTCTTGGGTGGGTTGATACCTTTCACGATAAGATCTGCTGTTTCTTTATATATTTCAAAAGAGGGATTTTTACCCACTAAAAATTTTTCTGCTTCATACCAACGCCATGGTTTATGGGCAATGCCTCCTGAAGATAATCTTGCTTCCACTATGGTATCATCTTTTACGTCTAATGCTGCTGCAACAGACACCAATGCAAAAGCGTAAGCATCTCTATCTCTTAATTTTACGTAACTATTATTTTTTGTCAAAAATGGAATAGAAATTTCAATAGAGGTGATAATAGCATTCACTGGTAATATATTATCTGCTATGGGGTTATCATTTGTAAGACAATAAAAGTTATGAATATCCAAAGATTGGTTTTCCCCTTCTTTTGTAATGCAATGAATTTTTGCATTATATATTGAAAGGGCAACCGCCATGTCTGATGGGAAAACAGCAATGCAATCTTTTGTATACCCTACTAATGCGGTATAGCGAGTATCACCGTTTACAGCACTACAACCAGAGTTTACATTTCGTTTATTGCACGGTGCTGTTGTATCATAAAAATAAGGACATCGGTTTTTTTGTAAAAGATTACCACCTACGGTTGCCATGTTTCTTATTTGTTGAGATGCCCCAGCTAATATTGCTTTACTCAAAAGGGGAGCATGTTCTTTTATTATTAAATTTTCGGCTACCGAGGCATTTTTTACTAATGCTCCAATGATAATACTCTGTCCTTTTTTTTCAATAGTATCTGAAATATCCGTTTTGTTAATATCTATCAAAGTATCGGGTTGAGTTATGTTTTTTTTCATCAAATCTGCTAGATTTGTTCCTCCCGCTAAGTACTGAGCATCTCTTTTTTTGGATTTTATAGCATCTTTTATATGATGCGGTTGTATAAAATTAAATGGTTTCATTGGTTTACAATTTTTTGAATGGATTGAACAATACCATTATAAGCAGCGCATCGGCATAAATTTCCGCTCATAAATGATTTTATTTCTTCTATAGAATTAGCTTTATTTTCTTTCACACACGCAATAGCCGACATAATTTGCCCCGGTGTGCAATATCCACATTGAAAACCATCACAACTTATAAATGCTTCTTGCATGGGATGTAAAGCACCATCTATCGCAATACCTTCTATAGTAGTGATGGATTTGTTTTCCAGAGTGGTGGCAAAAGTGAGACAGCTCAATGCCGTTTTACCATTTATATGTACCGTACAAGCACCGCATTGCCCATGATCGCAACCTTTTTTTGTTCCCGTAAGATGCAAGCTTTCTCTTAATATATCTAATAAAGTAGAACGCGTATCTACCCGTAAAGTAATATCTTTTTGGTTTACTTTGAGAGATAATACTTTTATTTTTTTAGGAAAAACGAACCTTTCTTTTATTTCCACAGCAAACGATTTTATAATCGGTGAAATTGCCAAAAAAGCTCCAAACAAAAACTGCATTTTTAAAAAGAAACGCCGAGATATATTTACATTTTGACTCATGATATCTATAATTTTATGGTATGTTATAAAATAAAAAATATGAGTCCCCTCTGAAAAACCGTTTTTATAGAAATATTAAGTTTTAAAACCATCGAGAATAAAACAGTTATAAAATTATAAATGTATTAAAAGTAATTTTTCGAAATAGACTCGTTTTTGAATTTCTACAATATGTATTTTTTTTGATTTTTTATTTACAAAAACAATTAAAAATATTCATTATTCATTCTGAAAAGTTATAATTTTCTGTAGTTTATCTATTTTTTTCATAGAAACAAAAAAATGAGGAGGATTTCATTATGCATTCATATTTTTTTGTATTTATCTAAAAGTTTACTTTTGATACATTTGTAGTTCTGTAACTGTTTGACTATCCATAATTTTTAAACTTACTATTTTTATAAAAGAAAGTTTTCATAGTGGATTAATATTTTTCATCATTATTAATGGAACCAATTATTTTTTATATGCAAAATACAGAGATAGAATTTTGGGAAAATCATTACCTGAATCAAATAGAATTTACTCTGAAACAGGACTTAGAAAAAATGCTTGAAGGTCTCAGGTCAAAAGATAAAATAAAACAAGATTGGATAGAAATATTTAAAAAAAGTGCTGATAAAAACTCCGATTTTGCTCGTGGGGCAGAAAGAATTTACTATTGGCTGTTTCAACAATTGGGTATACCAAATTCTTCTCCTATCGGGGCAGATATGTTTTTTGAAACATACAACGCCTTTATTCATATTGATATAAAAACAGCAAAGTCCGATAATATGTCCGATTTCCAGGGTACAATACTTGTAGGAGCAAATCAAACCAGTTATAAAACAGAAAAGCCCTTTGAAGTTCATCTTCCCACTATATATTCACATGAAAACAAAATATGTCTTACTTATTTTATCAACATAATATACGAAATAGAAAAAGATAATGTGGGTATAAAAGGTATTTATCTTATCTGTGTGCCTAATGGAAAACTTTATGAACACTACGGTTTAGATATTGTTGGTTCAGGAAAATCAGGCTACTCCGGTAAAGGATTTAGATATTGTTATTCGGAAAGTTATAAATTTGATCTTTTATCTGATAAACCTTTTCGTATCCGAAGAATATACATTACAGAAGAAGACAAAAGTAGAGAATATGAGTTTATAAAAGTGAATTTACCCCAATGATACAAACGTACAAGATCATACTTTCAGATATATATGCTGCTCTTTTAAGTTTAGAGAACGATTCTATATATCTATAGAGGAACCTCACTATTTTTTTCTTCTCCGTCACACCAAAATAGAATATATTATACTTATAGGGGGTTCTAAAAATTCAAATCCTAAAAACTGTATCCCTTAAAAACCAATATTTAGAGACGTTGCATTCTCTACTTTTTTTTTTGAAGAAATCAATTTTTAGAACCCACCTTATATAAAAAAAATAAATATTGAGTCCACTCCGAAAAGTCGTTTTTACAAAAATAATGAGGTTTAAAACTATTGATAATCAAACATATCCAAAACTATAAATGTATCAAAAGTGACTCTTTAGAGTATCCATATAATTGAATTACGAAAATCAAATTAATAATAAAACACATAATATTTTACAACAATGGTACAAAAAAAAAATTTTTTAGAAAAATATGCAAAGCATCCGCATTATATATCCCCTACAGGAACAAGTATTCACGCAAAAAGTTGGCAAACAGAAGCCCCTCTCAGAATGTTTTTAAATAACTTAGACGCAAGGGTAGCGGAAGATCCTTCTCGTCTCATCGTTTATGGAGGAACGGGACAGGCGGCACGTAATCCCGAAGCGGCTCAAAAAATTATAGAACATCTGTTAGATTTAGATGAGGACCATAGTTTACTTATCCAATCCGGAAAACCTGTGGGAATAGTACGAACACATAGTATGGCACCTCGTGTTTTAATAGCAAACTCTAATTTAGTTCCCGCATGGGCTACTTGGGAGCATTTTCAATCTTTGAAAGAACGTGGACTGATGATGTATGGGCAAATGACTGCGGGAAGTTGGATTTATATAGGTTCACAGGGTATTTTACAAGGAACTTATGAGACGTTTGTTGCTTGTGGAAAGACACATTTTCAGAACGAATTGAAAGGAAAGTTAATATTTTCAGGTGGATTAGGAGGAATGGGAGGGGCTCAACCACTCGCTGCTACCATGGCTGGCGCTACTTTTTTAGGTGTAGATGTAGATGCAGAAAGGATCCAAAAACGTATTGACACCAAATATATAGATAGAATAACTCATAACTATGAAGAAGCAGTTGGATGGTCTTTGGAAGCAAAACAAAAGAAACAAAATATTTCCATAGGATTGGTGGGAAATGCGGTTGATGTATTAAAAAAATTGTTGCAAGATGCTATTATTCCTGATATTGTAACGGATCAGACCTCTGCCCATGATCCTTTATTTGGCTATGTTCCCCATACAATTTCTCTATCAGAGGCAATAGATTTGAGAAAAACAGACCCTAAAAAATACCAGGCACTTGCAATAGAATCTATGACTCAACATGTAAGATTGATGTTACAGATGAAACAAAAAGGGAGTATTGTTTTTGATTATGGAAATAATATTAGACAATACGCTCAAGAAGGGGGAGAAAAGCATGCATTTGATTTTCCGGGGTTTGTTCCTGCTTATATTCGTCCTCTTTTTTGTGAAGGGCAGGGTCCTTTTCGTTGGGTAGCATTATCGGGTGACCCTGAAGATATTTACTGCACAGACGATGCTATAATGAAGGCTTTTCCTGAAAAAAAACATGTAATAGGTTGGTTACAAAATGCCCAGAAAAAAATCAGTTTTCAAGGTCTCCCCGCAAGAATTTGTTGGTTGGGAATGGGAGAAAGAGAAAAAGCAGGACTTATTTTTAATGACTTAGTGAAACAAGGAAAAGTAAAAGCCCCTATAGTTATTGGGAGAGACCACTTGGACTGCGGATCCGTTGCTTCACCAAATAGAGAAACAGAAGCCATGATGGATGGAAGCGATGCGGTATCTGATTGGACGTTGCTCAATCTTATGTCTAATACATCAGGAGGGGCTACTTGGGTAAGTTTTCATCATGGAGGGGGTGTGGGGATAGGATTTTCTCAGCATGCAGGAATGGTCATCTTAGCAGATGGAACAGAAAGAGCAGAAAAATGTATAAAAAATGTTCTTTATAATGACCCCGCTATGGGAATTTTTCGGCATGCGGATGCCGGGTATCCCATTGCAAAAAATATTATGGAATCCCAAAAAATGTTTTAAAATAAAATCTCATATATTATTTTTCATGAAACATATAGATATTTGCCTCAGCCCCGAATATATATTTCAACATACAGATATTGATAAAAAAAATGTAGTAATAGTAGATATTTTTAGAGCAACTTCGTGCATTGTTACCGCACTCGGAAGCGGTGTCCAAGCACTCGTACCTCTTACCAACGTAGAAGAATGCAAGGAATATAAAAAATGGGGCTATTATACAGCAGGGGAAAGAGACGGAGAAAAAATA of the Chitinophagaceae bacterium genome contains:
- a CDS encoding FAD binding domain-containing protein, which codes for MKPFNFIQPHHIKDAIKSKKRDAQYLAGGTNLADLMKKNITQPDTLIDINKTDISDTIEKKGQSIIIGALVKNASVAENLIIKEHAPLLSKAILAGASQQIRNMATVGGNLLQKNRCPYFYDTTAPCNKRNVNSGCSAVNGDTRYTALVGYTKDCIAVFPSDMAVALSIYNAKIHCITKEGENQSLDIHNFYCLTNDNPIADNILPVNAIITSIEISIPFLTKNNSYVKLRDRDAYAFALVSVAAALDVKDDTIVEARLSSGGIAHKPWRWYEAEKFLVGKNPSFEIYKETADLIVKGINPPKTSTFKIPLLRGAIETALMQAINL
- a CDS encoding (2Fe-2S)-binding protein gives rise to the protein MQFLFGAFLAISPIIKSFAVEIKERFVFPKKIKVLSLKVNQKDITLRVDTRSTLLDILRESLHLTGTKKGCDHGQCGACTVHINGKTALSCLTFATTLENKSITTIEGIAIDGALHPMQEAFISCDGFQCGYCTPGQIMSAIACVKENKANSIEEIKSFMSGNLCRCAAYNGIVQSIQKIVNQ
- a CDS encoding urocanate hydratase, with product MVQKKNFLEKYAKHPHYISPTGTSIHAKSWQTEAPLRMFLNNLDARVAEDPSRLIVYGGTGQAARNPEAAQKIIEHLLDLDEDHSLLIQSGKPVGIVRTHSMAPRVLIANSNLVPAWATWEHFQSLKERGLMMYGQMTAGSWIYIGSQGILQGTYETFVACGKTHFQNELKGKLIFSGGLGGMGGAQPLAATMAGATFLGVDVDAERIQKRIDTKYIDRITHNYEEAVGWSLEAKQKKQNISIGLVGNAVDVLKKLLQDAIIPDIVTDQTSAHDPLFGYVPHTISLSEAIDLRKTDPKKYQALAIESMTQHVRLMLQMKQKGSIVFDYGNNIRQYAQEGGEKHAFDFPGFVPAYIRPLFCEGQGPFRWVALSGDPEDIYCTDDAIMKAFPEKKHVIGWLQNAQKKISFQGLPARICWLGMGEREKAGLIFNDLVKQGKVKAPIVIGRDHLDCGSVASPNRETEAMMDGSDAVSDWTLLNLMSNTSGGATWVSFHHGGGVGIGFSQHAGMVILADGTERAEKCIKNVLYNDPAMGIFRHADAGYPIAKNIMESQKMF